The segment CAGCGGCTGGTCACGGGGGTCGCGGTCCCCTACATCCTCTTCGAGACCGCCTATGCCTTCTTCAAGCGCTGGGCGGACGACGATCCCGGGCACCCCATCAGCCTGCTCGACCCGTGGTTCCTGACGTGGTTCCTGGTGGCCCTGTTCATCTGGCGGCTGACCACCCCGCTGTGGCAGATCGTGCGCTGGCCGATTCCGCTCGCGGTGGCCATCGCCGTACTCGCCTCCGTGTCCCCGGACATCGGCGACGATCTGGACCTCCAGCGGGTGCTCCAGTTCCTGCCGTTCTTCGTCCTGGGGCTGGCGCTGCGGCCGGAGCACTTCAAGCTGGTGCAGCGGCGGGCGGTCCGGATCGCCTCGCTGCCGATCTTCGCCGCGGCGCTGGTGATGGCCTACTGGGCGGCGCCCCGGATGTCCTCGGCGTGGTTCTACCACCGGGACAGCGCCCAGGAACTGGGCACCACCTGGTGGATCGGCGCGGTCATGACGCTGGCGCTCTTCGGCTGCTCGATCGTGATGGTGGCCTGCTTCTTCGCCTGGGTGCCGACCCGGCAGACCTGGTTCACGGTGCTGGGCGCGGGGACGCTCTACGGCTATCTGCTGCACGGCTTCCTGGCCAAGGGCTCGCGGTTCTGGGGCTGGTTCGACGACTACGCCTGGCTGCACACCCCGCTCGGCGAGATCGCGGTGACGCTGATCGCGGGCGGCATCGTGACGGCCCTGTGCACCCCACCGGTCCGCCGGGTGTTCCGCTTCGCCATGGAGCCGACGATGGCGTGGGCGTTCCGGAAGGACCCGGCCGATACGGCGCGGGCCCGCGTCAGCGCCTGAGAGCCCGTGCTTTCCGGCCGGGGCGCGACGCGGTCGGTTCACGCCATGGCGTGGGCGGTGCACCGGCACCCGCGGCGGCCTGCGGACGGCCGCGGAAACGGCTGAAGTACGCCCCCGGGAAGAGCGTCCGACGGGCCGTGGCCCCCTCGGCGCCGCGGCCCCTTACGCGTCCCGGCAGATCAGCAGCAGCGCCCGGTCGTCGTTGACGTCCTTGGCGACGGCCTCGATCAGATGCCAGGCGGCGCCCGCGAAGCCGCCGGTGACATAGCGGTCGGCCTCGCCGGTCAGCCGGTCGATGCCCTCCGCGATATCGCGGTCGGCGGCCTCGACCAGGCCGTCGGTGAACAGCATCAGCACATCGCCGGTCCGCAACGTGCCCTTGACCGGGTGGAACTGGGCACCGTCGTAGACGCCGAGCAGCGGCCCGTCCCCTGACTTCTCCTCCCAGCGGCCGGTGCCGGCGCTGAGCTGGAGGGCCGGCAGATGTCCGGCGGAGAGGAGTTCGTAGTCGCCGGATTCCAGGTCGAGGACGAGGTGGATGGAGGTCGCGAACCCCTCGTCCCAGTCCTGGCGCAGCAGATAGCCGTTGGCGGCGGGCAGGAAGCCGTGCGGCGGCAGCGAGCCGAGCAGGCCGCCGAAGGCGCCGGACAGCAGCAGGGCGCGGGAGGCCGCGTCCATGCCCTTGCCGGAGACATCGGTCAGCACCACTTCGAGGATGGTGCCGCCGTGGGTGCGGGAGGCCACCACGAAGTCGCCGGAGAAGGACTGCCCGCCGGCCGGGCGCAGCGCCATCTCGTGGTGCCAGCCCTGCGGCAGCTTGGGCAGCTTGCTCTGGACGCGGATGCGTTCGCGCAGGTCGAAGAGCATGGTGCCGCCGCGCCGCCAGGGCACCCCGACCCGGCTGCGGAACTGCGCGATGAGCAGCCCGAAGAGCCCGACCGCGGCGACGACCAGGACGGTGCCCGGAGTGATCCGTTCCGGCCCTTCGTCGTACGGGCCGAACAGCGCGGACTCGACGACCAGCGCGGTCGCCGAAGCGCCGTACAGGACGAGGAGGTTGGCCGGCCGCAGCAGCAGGCCGCCGGCGATGACCGGGAGGACCAGCGCCGTCGGGGCGATCCATTCCGGCCACCAGAGTGTGCCCGCGGCGATGGCGGGTATGGCGATGAGCAGGGCGGCCAGCGCGAACCGGTCGGAGCCCTCGCCGCGGAAGTAGTCGACACCGGCCTTGCGCACGCCGATGCGGGCCCGGTGCAGTCCTTTGTGCATCCGGGCCGTCAGGGTTTCCGTTCCCTGGCCGCTGGTCATTGCTCTGGGACCTTATCCACCCGTTCGGCGGTGCGTCGATTCGCCGCACGTCGGCCTGGAAAATTCCCGGGAAACCCCGTTCGAAATGCGGTCGCGCCGCTATGGAGTGTGCGCTAGGGATGTTCTATGGCCACGGAATTACGGATGTTGCGGGACGCCGAATGGGACGCCTGGTCGGACACGCTGAACCGGGCGTTCGGCGAACCGCCCCCGAGCCCTGAGCAGCGGGCTCTCCAGCGGGAGCTCACCGAGACCGGCCGCTCATTCGGCGTCTGGGACGGCGCGGACTGGGTGGCCACGGCGGGGGCGTTCTCCTTCGGGCTCACCGTGCCGGGCGGCGCCGAGGTGCCGGTGGCCGGGGTCACGATGGTCAGTGTGCGGCCGACGCACCGACGCCGCGGGCTGCTGCGGGCCATGATGCGGCACCAGTTGGCGGACGTCCGGGAGCGCGGGGAGCCGCTGGCGGTGCTGACCGCGTCGGAGCCGGCGATCTACGGCCGGTTCGGCTACGGTGCGGCGGCCCTGGACATGCAGCTGACCGTGGACACCGTGCGGCTGCCCGCCCCCGAACTGCCCGGCACGGACGAGGTGCGGCTGCGGCTGGTGGAGCCGGCGGCCGCGCTGGCGGAGTGCGAGCGGGTCTATGCCCGGCTGGTGCCCGCCCGGCCGGGGATGCTGGCGCGGCGGCCCGGCTGGGACCGGCGCGCGGTGCTGGACCTTCCGGGCGAGCGGGCGGGGGCCGGGGAGCTCCAGTGTGTGCTGGCCGAGGTGGACGGCGAGGTGCGGGGCTATGCGCGCTTTGCCGTCAAGGTGGTATGGGAGGACGCCGGGCCGGCGGGCGTGGTGCGGGTGCGGCACGTGGAGGCACTGGACCCGGTGGTGTACGCGGCGCTGTGGCGCTTTCTCTTCGGGATCGATCTGACGTCGTCGGTGTCGGTGCGCACCCGGCCGGTGGACGACGCGCTGCCGCATCTGGTCGGGGACATGCGGCGGTGCGGTCTCGTGCTGCGGGAGTCGCTGTTCGTCCGGCCGGTGGAGGTGGGTGCGGCGCTGGCGGCGCGGACGTACCGGACGCCGGTGGATGTGGTGCTGGAGGTCGCGGACCCGTTCTGCCCGTGGAACGAGGGGCGCTGGCGGCTGGCCGGCGACGGGACGGGGGCGGTCTGTGCGCGGACCACGGACCCGGCCGAGCTGGCGCTGTCCGTACGGGAGCTGGGGTCGGCGTATCTGGGCGGGTTCTCCCTGGTGTCGCTGGCGGCGGCGGGCGCCGTCCGGGAGCTGCGGCCGGGTGCGCTGGCGGCGGCCTCGGTGGCGTTCGGGTCGGACGTGGCGCCCTGGCTGCCGCACGGGTTCTGAGGCTTCCCGTCCGGTGCGGCGGCCAGGGCGGCAACGGACCGTCAGCCGCCGCCCGTGCCCGGCTGGCAGCCCGGGCACCAGAAGAGGTTGCGGGCGGCGAGGCCGGCGGTGCGGATCTCGCTGCCGCAGATGTGGCAGCCCTGGTGGGCACGGCGGTAGACGTAGACCTCGCCGCCGTGGTCGTCGACCCGGGGCGGGCGGCCCATGGCCTCCGGCAGATGCTCCGGGCGGACGGTGTCGATCCGGTTGTGCCGGACGCCCTCGGCCATCAGGAACACCAAGTCGGCCCAGAGGGCGTCCCATTCGGCGCGGGTGAGGTCACGGCCGGCGCGGTAGGGGTCGATCCGGTGCCGGAAGAGGACCTCGGCACGGTAGACGTTGCCGACGCCGGCGATCACCTTCTGGTCCAGCAGCAGCGCCGCGATGGTCGTCCGGCTGCGGGAGATCCGCTGCCAGGCACGGGTGCCGTCGTCCTCGGGGCGCAGCGGATCGGGGCCGAGCCGGTCGTGTAGCGCGTGCTTCTCGGCGTCGGTGATCAGTGCGCAGGTGGTGGGGCCGCGGAGGTCGGCGTACGCGGTGGGGTTCACCAGGCGCAGGCGCACGGTGTCGGTGGGCGGCGGGGCGGGGGCCGCGCCGAAGCCGAGCTTGCCGAACAGGCCGAGGTGGACATGGACCCAGCGGTCCCTGCCGAAGCCCAGGAAGAGGTGCTTGCCGTGCGCCTCGGCGCAGGTCATGACCTGGCCGTCGATGAGGGCCGCACCATCCGCGAACTTGCCCTGCGGACTGCTCACCCGGACCGGTTCGCCCTCGAAGCGGGAGCGGTGGTCCAGGGCGAGACGGTGGATCGTATGCCCCTCGGGCACGGAGGTCCTCCAGTGGGCGCGCCCGCCCGCCCCGGCGGCCGGGGCGGGCGGGCGACGGGATGAACGGGGGTCAGCCCTGCGGGTGGTGGGCCGGGACGGCGGGCAGCTCGCCGGTGGTCTCGTAGGCCGAGAGCATCTCGATGCGGCGGGTGTGCCGCTCCTCACCCGAGTACGGGGTGGCGAGGAAGATCTCGATGAACTTCGTCGCCTCTTCCTCGGTGTGCATCCGGCCGCCCACGGAGATGACGTTGGCGTTGTTGTGCTCGCGGCCGAGCTTGGCGGTCTCCTCGCTCCAGGCCAGCGCGGCCCGGACGCCCTTGACCTTGTTGGCGGCGATCTGCTCGCCGTTGCCGGAGCCGCCGATCACGATGCCGAGGCTGTCCGGGTCGGCGGCGGTCTTCTCCGCGGCGCGCAGGCAGAACGGCGGGTAGTCGTCCTGGGCGTCGTAGATGTGGGGTCCGCAGTCGACGGGCTCGTGGCCGTGGGCCTTGAGCCACTCGACGAGGTGGTTCTTGAGGTCGAAACCGGCATGGTCGGAACCGAGGTACACGCGCATGCGATGAGTGTGACACGCCCGCCGCCGGGTAGGCGCGGCTGGGTCTGCCCAGGGGCCCTGTACAGAAAGCCACCCCGCGCCTTCTGTACGCAAGCGCATCACGCAGCCATCCAGGGTTTCATACAACAATCAGGCCGCAGACCTTCCAATCCACGGTTAACGAAGATCTAATGCGGGGGGATCCATCCGAGAACCACGAAGGACGGTGCACATGGGCGCGCACCCGCCTACCACCAAAGTGGTCCCCACTGCCGATGACCCCGGCAGCGGCGCGACCGGGGGGCAGTCACAAGACGGGCTGCAAGCAGGACTCAAGAACCGCCATCTGTCGATGATCGCCATCGGCGGGGTCATCGGCGCCGGACTGTTCGTCGGCTCCGGCGCCGGGATCGCGGCCGCGGGTCCGGGCATTTTGCTCTCGTACGCGCTGACCGGCCTGCTGGTCGTGCTCGTGATGCGGATGCTGGGTGAGATGGCCGCGGCCTCTCCCACCTCAGGGTCGTTCTCCGCCTACGCGGACCGGGCGCTGGGCCGCTGGGCCGGTTTCACGATCGGCTGGCTGTACTGGTTCTTCTGGTCGGTCGTGCTGGCCGTCGAGGCGACCGCGGCCGCCGCGATCCTCACCGGCTGGGTGCCGGCCGTCCCGCAGTGGGCCTGGGCGCTGCTGGTGATGATCGTGCTGACCGGCACCAACCTGGTCTCGGTCGGCTCGTTCGGTGAGTTCGAGTTCTGGTTCGCCGGAATCAAGGTCGTCGCGATCGTCGTCTTCATCGTGGTCGGTGCGCTGGCGATATTCGGGCTGCCGCCGGGCGGTGCCCCGGTCGGCACGGAGAATCTGACCGGGCACGGCGGATTCCTGCCGCACGGTCCCGGCGCGATCCTCTCCGGCATGCTGCTGGTGGTCTTCTCCTTCATGGGCAGCGAGATCGTCACGCTGGCGGCGAGCGAGTCGCCGAACCCGGTGCAGGCCGTCCGCAAGGCCGTGAACAGCGTCATCTGGCGGATCGCGCTCTTCTACCTCGGCTCGATCGCGGTGATCGTGACGCTGCTGCCGTGGGACTCCAAGGCGGTGGCGAAGAGCCCGTACGTGGCCGTGCTGACGTCGCTGGACATCCCGTACGCGGGCACCGTGATGGACGTCGTGGTGCTGACCGCGGTGCTGTCCTGTCTGAACTCCGGGCTCTACACCGCCTCCCGGATGGCGTTCTCGCTCGGCCAGCGCGGGGATGCGCCGAAGTCGTTCGCCACCGTCAACAAGGGCGGCGTCCCGGCGGTCGCGATCTGGGCGTCGGTCGCCTTCGGCTTCATCGCGACGATCTTCAGCTACACCTCGAAGGACACCATCTTCGAGTTCCTGCTGAATTCGTCGGGCGCGGTGGCGCTGTTCGTCTGGCTGGTCATCTGCTTCTCGCAGCTGCGGATGCGCCGGACCATCGAGCGGGAGACGCCGGAGCGGCTGACGGTGCGGATGTGGCTGTACCCGTGGCTGACGTACGCGACGATCGGGCTGATCCTCTTCGTCATCGGCTACATGTTCTACGACCCGGACGGGCGCAAGCAGATGGTGCTGTCGGTGGTCGCGGCCGTGGTCGTGCTGGCGGTCGGACTGCTCCTGGACCGGCGCCGGCCGCGGGAGCGGGACGCGGTCGGGGCCGGGGGCGCGTAACGCCGTACAGCGGCAGAGAAAAGGGCGGGGCCCACACCGGATCGGTGCGGGCCCCGCCTCTTTGTATCGGCACCCCAGCCATCAATTGAGGAACCCCAACGGCGGTCAACCACCTACGCGAAAGCGGCGGCGGTTTAGCCGCAAAATCAGCCCGCCAGCTTCCAGGCGGTGGGCAGCGCGCCCATCGCCAGCGCGGCCTTGAGGGCGTCGCCGATGAGGAACGGGACCATGCCGACGGCGGCGGCCTGGCCGAGGGACATCCCGGTGCTCAGCGCCAGGTAGGGGACGCCGATCGCGTAGATCAGGGCCGTACCGGCGGCCATGGTGGCGGCGGTGCGCAGCACCCCGCGGTCGCCGCCGCGGCGGGCCAGCGCGCCCACGGCGGTGGCGGCCAGCAGCATGCCCACGATGTAGCCGAAGGTGGCACCGCCGGCGCCCGAGGCACCGCCCGCGAACCAC is part of the Streptomyces platensis genome and harbors:
- a CDS encoding acyltransferase family protein; protein product: MFPAAPTPRRALPPAQRAAGTDRTGPTAQPSGAPEGAAAPAPKSGGRNPFFDNAKYLAIVLVAMGHAWEPLTDGSRAAEAFYMTVYTFHMPAFIIISGYFSRSFDMRKDRLQRLVTGVAVPYILFETAYAFFKRWADDDPGHPISLLDPWFLTWFLVALFIWRLTTPLWQIVRWPIPLAVAIAVLASVSPDIGDDLDLQRVLQFLPFFVLGLALRPEHFKLVQRRAVRIASLPIFAAALVMAYWAAPRMSSAWFYHRDSAQELGTTWWIGAVMTLALFGCSIVMVACFFAWVPTRQTWFTVLGAGTLYGYLLHGFLAKGSRFWGWFDDYAWLHTPLGEIAVTLIAGGIVTALCTPPVRRVFRFAMEPTMAWAFRKDPADTARARVSA
- a CDS encoding ribose-5-phosphate isomerase, translating into MRVYLGSDHAGFDLKNHLVEWLKAHGHEPVDCGPHIYDAQDDYPPFCLRAAEKTAADPDSLGIVIGGSGNGEQIAANKVKGVRAALAWSEETAKLGREHNNANVISVGGRMHTEEEATKFIEIFLATPYSGEERHTRRIEMLSAYETTGELPAVPAHHPQG
- a CDS encoding amino acid permease; translation: MGAHPPTTKVVPTADDPGSGATGGQSQDGLQAGLKNRHLSMIAIGGVIGAGLFVGSGAGIAAAGPGILLSYALTGLLVVLVMRMLGEMAAASPTSGSFSAYADRALGRWAGFTIGWLYWFFWSVVLAVEATAAAAILTGWVPAVPQWAWALLVMIVLTGTNLVSVGSFGEFEFWFAGIKVVAIVVFIVVGALAIFGLPPGGAPVGTENLTGHGGFLPHGPGAILSGMLLVVFSFMGSEIVTLAASESPNPVQAVRKAVNSVIWRIALFYLGSIAVIVTLLPWDSKAVAKSPYVAVLTSLDIPYAGTVMDVVVLTAVLSCLNSGLYTASRMAFSLGQRGDAPKSFATVNKGGVPAVAIWASVAFGFIATIFSYTSKDTIFEFLLNSSGAVALFVWLVICFSQLRMRRTIERETPERLTVRMWLYPWLTYATIGLILFVIGYMFYDPDGRKQMVLSVVAAVVVLAVGLLLDRRRPRERDAVGAGGA
- a CDS encoding Fpg/Nei family DNA glycosylase produces the protein MPEGHTIHRLALDHRSRFEGEPVRVSSPQGKFADGAALIDGQVMTCAEAHGKHLFLGFGRDRWVHVHLGLFGKLGFGAAPAPPPTDTVRLRLVNPTAYADLRGPTTCALITDAEKHALHDRLGPDPLRPEDDGTRAWQRISRSRTTIAALLLDQKVIAGVGNVYRAEVLFRHRIDPYRAGRDLTRAEWDALWADLVFLMAEGVRHNRIDTVRPEHLPEAMGRPPRVDDHGGEVYVYRRAHQGCHICGSEIRTAGLAARNLFWCPGCQPGTGGG
- a CDS encoding biotin transporter BioY, with amino-acid sequence MSTAALTRPGVLADLLPAATASRARVRDAALVLGGAALTGIAAQIAVPVPGSPVPVTGQTFAALLVGASLGAGRGLLSLALYALAGVAGMPWFAGGASGAGGATFGYIVGMLLAATAVGALARRGGDRGVLRTAATMAAGTALIYAIGVPYLALSTGMSLGQAAAVGMVPFLIGDALKAALAMGALPTAWKLAG
- a CDS encoding GNAT family N-acetyltransferase — its product is MATELRMLRDAEWDAWSDTLNRAFGEPPPSPEQRALQRELTETGRSFGVWDGADWVATAGAFSFGLTVPGGAEVPVAGVTMVSVRPTHRRRGLLRAMMRHQLADVRERGEPLAVLTASEPAIYGRFGYGAAALDMQLTVDTVRLPAPELPGTDEVRLRLVEPAAALAECERVYARLVPARPGMLARRPGWDRRAVLDLPGERAGAGELQCVLAEVDGEVRGYARFAVKVVWEDAGPAGVVRVRHVEALDPVVYAALWRFLFGIDLTSSVSVRTRPVDDALPHLVGDMRRCGLVLRESLFVRPVEVGAALAARTYRTPVDVVLEVADPFCPWNEGRWRLAGDGTGAVCARTTDPAELALSVRELGSAYLGGFSLVSLAAAGAVRELRPGALAAASVAFGSDVAPWLPHGF
- a CDS encoding PP2C family protein-serine/threonine phosphatase, translating into MTSGQGTETLTARMHKGLHRARIGVRKAGVDYFRGEGSDRFALAALLIAIPAIAAGTLWWPEWIAPTALVLPVIAGGLLLRPANLLVLYGASATALVVESALFGPYDEGPERITPGTVLVVAAVGLFGLLIAQFRSRVGVPWRRGGTMLFDLRERIRVQSKLPKLPQGWHHEMALRPAGGQSFSGDFVVASRTHGGTILEVVLTDVSGKGMDAASRALLLSGAFGGLLGSLPPHGFLPAANGYLLRQDWDEGFATSIHLVLDLESGDYELLSAGHLPALQLSAGTGRWEEKSGDGPLLGVYDGAQFHPVKGTLRTGDVLMLFTDGLVEAADRDIAEGIDRLTGEADRYVTGGFAGAAWHLIEAVAKDVNDDRALLLICRDA